A part of Corynebacterium mustelae genomic DNA contains:
- the pgsA gene encoding phosphatidylinositol phosphate synthase, whose amino-acid sequence MLSVSGRKPAAVVIEPLARLLNKMGLSPNTVTVVGALITTAIAVIFIPTGHLVLAAVLSGVFAALDMVDGTMARLQGYGTKFGATLDATCDRITDGALFAAITWWLIYTYKPHASVIIASFIVLVSSQVISYVKARGEASGFEVIGGLIERPERLIIGLTGIGLTGLGVPYAIDVALWFLAIGSVITVGQRLLIAAKSPHASEAIAAPVGATECEPMAPQK is encoded by the coding sequence ATGCTTAGTGTGAGTGGACGCAAACCAGCGGCAGTGGTGATAGAACCGCTTGCTCGGTTATTAAACAAAATGGGGCTTAGCCCTAACACAGTAACGGTGGTGGGCGCCTTAATCACTACGGCAATTGCGGTGATCTTCATTCCTACCGGACACCTCGTGTTAGCGGCAGTATTATCCGGTGTCTTTGCAGCGCTGGACATGGTCGACGGCACGATGGCTCGCCTACAAGGCTACGGCACAAAATTCGGCGCGACGCTAGATGCGACCTGTGACCGGATAACTGACGGGGCGCTATTCGCCGCAATTACCTGGTGGCTGATTTATACCTACAAGCCGCATGCCAGCGTGATTATCGCGAGTTTTATCGTATTGGTTTCCTCGCAGGTGATTTCGTACGTCAAAGCCCGCGGCGAAGCCTCAGGTTTTGAAGTGATTGGCGGTTTGATTGAACGGCCAGAACGGTTGATCATTGGTCTTACCGGAATCGGTTTGACGGGCTTAGGCGTTCCTTACGCCATTGATGTGGCGTTATGGTTTTTAGCCATCGGCAGCGTGATCACTGTTGGTCAACGTCTTTTGATCGCCGCGAAAAGCCCCCATGCATCCGAGGCGATCGCTGCACCAGTCGGTGCCACGGAGTGCGAACCAATGGCCCCGCAGAAGTAA
- a CDS encoding HIT family protein, with product MSDSKDFIDQGVGTPDRLQRLWAPYRMNYIRNDGVKSSGVSTAQKITNGDTEKNNEVRVDHRPNPFVEIPTLSDEDGLIVARGEFVYCVLNLFPYNSGHMMVVPYRQEPDLENLRPEESTELMAFAQAAVRVLKSVSRPDACNVGFNLGRSAGGSVGEHLHMHIVPRWNGDANFMTVLGETKVLPQLLRETRHLLAKAWSDLAAEDPDFPGVAHA from the coding sequence GTGAGTGACTCTAAGGATTTCATCGATCAAGGTGTTGGTACTCCCGATCGACTGCAACGGTTGTGGGCTCCTTATCGGATGAACTATATCCGTAATGACGGAGTTAAAAGTAGCGGCGTTTCGACGGCGCAGAAGATAACCAACGGTGATACGGAAAAAAATAACGAAGTACGTGTGGATCACCGACCGAATCCCTTTGTCGAAATTCCAACGTTGTCAGATGAAGACGGGCTTATTGTGGCGCGTGGGGAATTTGTTTACTGCGTATTGAATCTTTTCCCATACAACTCGGGGCACATGATGGTCGTGCCGTATCGTCAAGAGCCAGATTTGGAAAACTTGCGACCAGAGGAGTCAACAGAACTCATGGCGTTTGCCCAGGCTGCAGTTCGGGTGTTGAAGAGCGTGTCTCGCCCGGATGCCTGCAATGTGGGATTTAACCTCGGCCGTTCAGCGGGTGGATCGGTAGGGGAGCACCTACATATGCACATCGTGCCGCGGTGGAATGGAGACGCGAACTTCATGACGGTACTGGGTGAAACTAAAGTTCTCCCGCAATTATTACGGGAGACACGTCACCTGCTGGCTAAGGCATGGTCAGATCTAGCCGCAGAGGATCCGGATTTTCCGGGAGTTGCACATGCTTAG
- a CDS encoding YebC/PmpR family DNA-binding transcriptional regulator — protein sequence MAGHSKWATTKHKKAANDAKRGKEFAKLIKNIEVAARTGGGDPSANPTLDDMIRKAKKASVPNDAIERARKRGSGEETGGADWQTIMYEGYGPNGVAVLIECLTDNRNRAATEVRTAMTKNGGSMAESGAVSYMFTRKGIILVASGDLSEDDVLLAVLDAGAEEVNTVGEKFEIVCAPGDLTTVKEALVEAGIEVEDSDSDFRASVEVALETADAKKIFKLIDALEDSDDVQNVYTNMDLSEEVIAELNAE from the coding sequence ATGGCCGGCCACTCAAAATGGGCAACCACGAAACACAAGAAGGCAGCAAATGACGCAAAACGCGGAAAAGAATTTGCCAAACTCATTAAAAATATCGAAGTGGCGGCCCGCACCGGTGGCGGCGATCCATCAGCAAATCCCACCCTTGACGATATGATCCGGAAAGCCAAAAAAGCCTCCGTTCCCAACGACGCCATCGAACGAGCACGCAAACGAGGCTCCGGTGAAGAAACCGGCGGTGCAGACTGGCAAACCATAATGTACGAAGGCTACGGACCCAACGGCGTGGCAGTTCTCATCGAATGTCTAACCGACAACCGCAACCGGGCTGCCACTGAAGTTCGCACCGCCATGACAAAAAACGGTGGAAGCATGGCTGAATCCGGCGCAGTCAGCTATATGTTCACCCGCAAAGGAATAATTCTGGTAGCCAGCGGTGACCTAAGCGAAGACGACGTATTGCTAGCAGTTCTTGATGCCGGGGCTGAAGAAGTAAATACCGTAGGCGAAAAGTTCGAAATCGTCTGCGCGCCGGGCGACTTGACCACAGTTAAAGAAGCCTTGGTTGAGGCAGGAATTGAGGTGGAAGACTCAGACTCGGATTTCCGCGCCTCGGTCGAAGTTGCGTTGGAAACTGCCGATGCTAAGAAGATATTCAAGCTTATTGATGCTTTGGAAGATTCCGACGACGTTCAAAACGTCTATACCAACATGGATTTATCTGAAGAGGTTATTGCTGAATTGAACGCGGAGTAA
- a CDS encoding phosphatidylinositol mannoside acyltransferase, with product MNSIASTNEGLLFSRFSTTPPSWETINAWGYYAGWALMSRLPKHLTAQIFIWGADHASDNGAGMNQLRKNLSRVVGKENVTRALIRDSMRSYARYWYEAFRLPAMMKDRRVIEKIDRQVMGKQHLLEAVAKPTGTIVVATHSGNWDLAGMYVASQIGTFTTVAERLKPEKLFDTFVKFRQSLGFNVLAHTGAPGERSAYERLKDVVAAGGTVAIVGDRDLNGKGVEVEFCGETTTLPTGAARLALETGATLLVIDNWFTGTIFQPGWGMRFSPPIEVFSTDDVSDVVRRYSIIMADNIRKHPVDWHVLQPFWSADRTSNK from the coding sequence ATGAATAGTATTGCGTCTACCAATGAAGGTTTGTTGTTCTCACGCTTTTCGACGACCCCACCAAGCTGGGAAACAATAAACGCATGGGGATATTACGCGGGTTGGGCACTCATGAGTCGATTGCCCAAACACCTGACAGCACAGATATTCATATGGGGGGCGGATCATGCAAGCGATAACGGCGCTGGTATGAACCAACTGCGTAAGAATCTAAGCCGAGTTGTTGGAAAGGAAAACGTAACCCGGGCGTTAATACGTGACTCAATGCGGTCCTATGCGCGCTATTGGTACGAAGCGTTTCGGCTTCCAGCGATGATGAAAGATCGCAGGGTCATCGAAAAGATAGATCGTCAAGTGATGGGAAAGCAGCATCTGTTGGAAGCGGTAGCAAAACCAACCGGAACGATCGTGGTGGCAACCCACAGTGGAAACTGGGATCTAGCCGGAATGTATGTCGCATCCCAGATCGGGACGTTTACGACAGTGGCGGAGCGGCTTAAACCGGAAAAGCTTTTCGATACCTTCGTGAAGTTTCGGCAATCGCTAGGCTTTAATGTTTTAGCGCATACCGGTGCGCCGGGGGAGCGTTCTGCCTACGAAAGACTGAAAGATGTCGTTGCTGCAGGCGGCACGGTGGCTATTGTCGGTGACCGAGATCTGAACGGTAAGGGCGTGGAAGTGGAGTTTTGCGGTGAGACCACCACTTTGCCGACGGGAGCAGCACGGTTGGCTCTGGAAACTGGCGCCACCTTGTTGGTTATCGATAACTGGTTTACTGGCACCATTTTTCAGCCCGGGTGGGGGATGCGGTTTTCGCCACCGATCGAGGTTTTTTCCACAGATGATGTTTCGGATGTCGTGCGCAGGTACAGCATAATTATGGCGGATAATATCCGTAAGCATCCGGTAGATTGGCATGTGCTTCAACCCTTTTGGAGCGCTGATAGAACTTCTAACAAATAG
- a CDS encoding DUF3817 domain-containing protein, with product MVDYSDSATIGSHDGVFSSPRRLHRVVAFIEMGTWTFLIVGMVLKYSGVTEAVVPIAGSIHGFGFLCFVFVTIGIWINDRWDAPWGIAGLAVSAIPWAALPFTIVLDRRGMLSDSWRFRRGDSPRSVSEKILAIVVRNPVVSCVVLAVIVAVVFSILLYLGPPVDVEGVLTS from the coding sequence ATGGTTGATTATTCAGATTCGGCAACAATTGGTTCGCATGATGGAGTTTTTTCCTCGCCGCGTCGGTTGCATAGGGTTGTGGCTTTTATAGAGATGGGGACGTGGACGTTTCTTATTGTCGGAATGGTTTTAAAGTACAGCGGTGTCACCGAGGCGGTTGTTCCGATAGCTGGTTCCATTCACGGCTTTGGGTTTTTATGTTTTGTTTTCGTCACTATTGGTATTTGGATCAACGATAGGTGGGATGCGCCGTGGGGTATCGCGGGCTTAGCGGTTTCGGCGATTCCGTGGGCAGCGTTGCCGTTTACTATCGTCTTGGATCGACGGGGCATGTTGAGTGATTCGTGGCGGTTCCGTCGCGGTGATAGTCCGAGATCCGTGTCGGAGAAGATTCTTGCGATTGTGGTTCGAAATCCGGTGGTAAGTTGCGTGGTATTAGCGGTTATAGTGGCAGTGGTTTTCTCGATTTTGCTTTATCTTGGCCCGCCAGTTGATGTTGAGGGGGTATTGACTAGTTAG
- a CDS encoding acyl-CoA thioesterase, which produces MNPGNQQRSKIEHILDIEQIDTRIFRGPVTPSTFTRTFGGQVASQALVSAIRTVTSDMGVHSLHGYFVGPGDSTQPTIYNVDDIRHGRSFTSRHVTAIQNGETIFSMQCSFHRRTDEGIEHSDDMRDVPDPESITVEPDNLPASSRALLEEWTDWDIRQVPPDSYEHNRLTHGQQLVWFKTKNQLPDDETFHLCTLTYMSDMTLLHTALVPHRGHPVQMASLDHALWFLRPFRADEWLLYDQISPSAHAGRALTHGRVFNRAGDLVAVVTQEGLTRNLKQGQQALPLKNLATGQQ; this is translated from the coding sequence ATGAACCCCGGAAATCAGCAACGCAGCAAAATAGAGCACATACTCGACATCGAACAAATTGATACACGCATCTTTCGTGGTCCAGTTACACCCTCAACCTTCACCCGAACCTTCGGCGGACAAGTAGCATCCCAAGCTCTAGTATCTGCAATCCGCACCGTCACCAGCGACATGGGCGTACACTCACTCCACGGATACTTCGTCGGGCCCGGCGACTCAACTCAACCCACCATTTACAATGTCGACGATATTCGCCACGGTCGATCATTCACATCCCGGCACGTCACCGCCATTCAAAACGGCGAAACGATATTCAGCATGCAGTGTTCATTCCACCGTCGCACCGACGAAGGAATAGAACACTCCGATGACATGCGTGACGTACCCGATCCTGAATCAATCACTGTTGAACCAGATAACCTACCAGCAAGCAGCCGTGCGCTCCTTGAAGAATGGACTGACTGGGATATCCGCCAAGTACCACCAGACAGTTATGAACACAACCGCCTAACCCACGGTCAGCAACTTGTTTGGTTCAAAACCAAAAACCAATTACCAGACGACGAAACTTTCCATCTTTGCACGCTGACATACATGTCAGATATGACACTCCTACACACCGCCCTGGTTCCGCACAGAGGGCACCCTGTCCAAATGGCATCACTTGACCACGCACTATGGTTCCTCAGGCCCTTTCGAGCCGACGAATGGCTGCTCTATGACCAAATTTCACCCTCCGCACACGCAGGACGCGCGCTAACCCACGGACGAGTCTTTAACCGAGCCGGCGACCTCGTGGCAGTTGTCACCCAAGAAGGGCTAACAAGGAACCTCAAACAAGGACAACAAGCCCTACCCCTGAAGAACCTAGCCACCGGCCAGCAATAA
- a CDS encoding glycosyltransferase family 4 protein: MRIGFVCPYSFDEPGGVQAHILDLATKLTEQGHDVKVIGPCGPDTDVPDFVVRGGRSFPIRYNGSVARLSFGPWTFAKVKKFISDGNFDILHIHEPNSPSFSLAALMLAEGPIVATYHTSAQGSMLLKLALPLLRPYLERIRGGIAVSEMARRWQVEQLGGDPVLIPNGVDIEFFAKYASRQTKSVAAEAITKPEIAFLGRIDEPRKGLDVLLKAHLLTDYLCNITVIGGGKGRRKIRGVYFAGRVDDDEKARLLGKADIYVAPNTGGESFGIVLVEAMAAGCAVIASDLEAFAAVCATDSETPAGLLFKTDDPQDLARAIEKVVNDSQLREQLVRAGAERCHNYDWDHVAQSVLRVYETVSDGTKVQLAAKPESRWRQWAQ, translated from the coding sequence ATGCGAATAGGTTTTGTGTGCCCCTATTCTTTTGACGAACCAGGCGGCGTTCAAGCCCATATCCTTGATCTTGCGACAAAACTGACGGAGCAAGGCCACGACGTGAAGGTGATAGGGCCGTGTGGCCCAGACACTGATGTGCCCGATTTTGTGGTGCGTGGTGGGCGTAGTTTTCCCATCCGATACAATGGCTCGGTTGCCAGGTTGTCGTTCGGGCCGTGGACGTTTGCCAAGGTGAAGAAGTTCATTTCCGACGGCAATTTCGATATTCTGCACATCCATGAACCCAATTCACCCAGTTTCTCACTTGCGGCGCTCATGCTTGCTGAGGGGCCGATCGTGGCTACTTATCACACATCAGCGCAGGGGTCTATGTTACTCAAGCTTGCGTTGCCACTATTGCGGCCATATTTGGAACGCATCCGGGGCGGAATTGCTGTGTCGGAAATGGCTCGCAGGTGGCAGGTGGAACAATTAGGCGGCGATCCAGTTCTTATTCCCAACGGGGTGGATATTGAGTTTTTTGCAAAATACGCGAGTCGACAAACAAAAAGCGTTGCGGCCGAAGCAATAACAAAACCTGAGATTGCTTTCCTCGGCCGAATAGATGAACCCCGGAAAGGATTAGATGTTTTATTAAAGGCACACCTCTTAACGGACTACCTGTGCAATATCACTGTTATTGGGGGCGGAAAGGGCAGACGAAAAATACGGGGTGTGTATTTCGCTGGCCGCGTTGATGACGACGAGAAAGCAAGGTTATTGGGCAAAGCGGATATATACGTTGCCCCCAATACCGGCGGTGAAAGCTTTGGCATTGTTTTAGTCGAAGCCATGGCTGCAGGCTGTGCCGTTATAGCTAGTGATCTTGAGGCATTCGCAGCAGTTTGTGCCACCGATTCGGAAACCCCGGCTGGCTTATTGTTCAAAACTGACGACCCGCAGGACTTAGCACGTGCCATTGAGAAAGTCGTGAATGACTCGCAGTTGCGGGAACAACTGGTTCGGGCAGGTGCGGAAAGATGCCATAACTACGACTGGGATCATGTAGCCCAGTCTGTGCTACGAGTCTACGAAACAGTATCTGATGGGACGAAAGTCCAGCTTGCAGCGAAACCGGAATCTAGGTGGCGGCAATGGGCACAATAA